From the genome of Falco cherrug isolate bFalChe1 chromosome 14, bFalChe1.pri, whole genome shotgun sequence, one region includes:
- the PRSS54 gene encoding inactive serine protease 54 — protein sequence MVTDLIGQAHAAACPLFPSACGIQASPSPWRSAQEFVAAAQFLRVVALRDMQHNLLAFGSILNEHRILSAASSLQSRSVYCKGPRVTSGKAGESAGNDTISQCSGGSGHRSRGRQSLPHAFSCTQTPLSTPCRQQMLAFVGLSTMKRQWEAQPQHSISSVIPHEDSDKGTLYNNIALFRTAAPLEFSSIVQPICFPHGSFSTLDLVICWILGWIHPTAGNPWLLRQRAPSSRVESRLPAPSSTGMLTKRQAVRPQLPTVTAIGILLRHNPPLFVSQKGDAGNPIMCQIGGAEKWVLKGILSEGGMRCYGSFLYTPVSYYSNWILATAARTGPPAFPVLVRVRTDLQAPPKDWEEASRPAVGMFQEAGFNPKKGK from the exons ATGGTAACAGACCTTATT GGCCAGGCACACGCAGCAGCATGCCCCCTATTTCCCTCAGCCTGTGGGATCCAGGCCAGCCCATCTCCCTGGAGATCAGCGCAGGAGTTTGTGGCTGCGGCCCAGTTCCTGCGGGTGGTGGCCCTGCGGGACATGCAGCACAACCTCTTGGCCTTCGGCTCTATCCTGAACGAGCACCGGATCCTCAGCGCTGCatccagcctgcagagcaggtCTGTGTACTGCAAGGGGCCCCGCGTCACCTCGGGCAAGGCTGGGGAATCAGCAGGGAATGACACCATCTCCCAGTGCTCAGGAGGGTCTGGTCA TcggagcaggggcaggcagagTTTGCCCCATGCTTTTTCTTGCACCCAGACCCCTCTGTCCAccccctgcaggcagcagatgcTGGCCTTTGTTGGGCTGAGCACCATGAAGAGGCAATGGGAGGCCCAGCCCCAGCATTCGATCAGCTCTGTCATCCCCCATGAGGACTCTGACAAGGGGACACTGTACAACAACATCGCTCTGTTCAGGACAGCCGCCCCGCTGGAGTTCAGCAGCATCGTTCAGCCCATCTGCTTCCCTCACGGGAGCTTCTCCACCCTGGACCTTGTGATCTGCTGGATCTTGGGCTGGATCCATCCCACCGCAGGTAACCCCTGGCTGCTGCGGCAAAGAGCTCCCTCCAGCAGGGTGGAGAGCCGccttcctgctccctcct ccacagggatGCTGACAAAGCGGCAGGCTGTTCG TCCACAGCTACCGACAGTGACAGCAATAGGGATACTGCTGAGACACAACCCTCCCCTTTTTGTCTCTCAAAAGGGTGATGCTGGCAACCCCATCATGTGCCAGATTGGAGGGGCTGAGAAATGGGTCCTGAAAGGCATTCTCAGTGAGGGTGGCATGAGATGCTATGGATCATTCCTGTATACCCCAGTGTCCTACTACAGCAACTGGATCTTGGCCACCGCTGCGAGGACAGGACCTCCTGCATTCCCTGTGCTAGTCAGGGTGCGAACTGATCTGCAGGCTCCACCTAAAGACTGGGAAGAGGCTTCCAGACCAGCAGTGGGGATGTTTCAGGAAGCTGGTTTCAATCCCAAGAAGGGAAAATGA